In the genome of Streptomyces sp. NBC_00190, one region contains:
- a CDS encoding GNAT family N-acetyltransferase: MDHDELRRVRAEYDARMRRGAQPDAASARVERARAVVRQTVPGAGWNGVLWSDLDEGTADAEIAAQVAYFDALGTSEFEWKLYDYDRPADLGQRLRAAGFVPEPAETLMVGRTRELAALPVEPPQGVTLRVVTDEAGVDLMMDVHTRAFGTERPQIREQMLSLLRHEPDTIEAVVAMAGDVPVSAARMEMPPGAPFAGLWGGGTDPGWRGRGIYRLLVAHRARVAAERGVPYLQVDASADSRPILERLGFGVLGVTVPYVWTRGQSGPADRSGLVDGLPGDGTRRA, translated from the coding sequence ATGGATCATGACGAACTCCGCCGGGTGCGGGCCGAGTACGACGCCCGGATGCGCCGCGGCGCGCAGCCGGACGCGGCGTCGGCCCGTGTGGAACGGGCCCGCGCGGTCGTACGGCAGACCGTGCCCGGAGCCGGCTGGAACGGCGTGCTCTGGTCGGACCTCGACGAGGGGACGGCGGACGCTGAGATCGCGGCGCAGGTCGCGTACTTCGATGCGCTGGGGACGTCCGAGTTCGAGTGGAAGCTCTACGACTACGACCGGCCGGCGGACCTGGGGCAACGCCTGCGGGCGGCAGGCTTCGTGCCGGAGCCGGCCGAGACGCTGATGGTCGGCCGGACGCGGGAGCTCGCCGCGCTCCCGGTGGAGCCGCCGCAGGGCGTCACCCTGCGGGTGGTGACGGACGAGGCGGGGGTGGACCTGATGATGGACGTCCACACGCGGGCCTTCGGAACCGAGCGGCCGCAGATCCGGGAGCAGATGCTGAGCCTGCTGCGCCACGAGCCGGACACCATCGAGGCCGTCGTGGCGATGGCGGGCGACGTCCCGGTGAGCGCAGCTCGGATGGAGATGCCGCCGGGTGCCCCGTTCGCAGGGCTGTGGGGCGGCGGCACGGACCCCGGGTGGCGCGGCCGCGGCATCTACCGGCTGCTGGTCGCCCACCGGGCCCGCGTGGCGGCCGAGCGCGGGGTCCCGTACCTCCAGGTGGACGCCTCCGCCGACAGCCGCCCGATCCTGGAGCGGCTGGGGTTCGGCGTGCTGGGCGTGACGGTGCCGTACGTGTGGACGCGGGGGCAGAGCGGCCCCGCCGATCGGTCCGGCCTCGTCGACGGGCTTCCGGGCGACGGTACCCGGCGGGCATGA
- a CDS encoding helix-turn-helix transcriptional regulator, which produces MLGDVETRSVSPVFVGRADELAVLTDALTRAASREPQAMLIGGEAGVGKTRLTEEFLGEAARRGAVVAVGGCMEIGAEGLPFAPFSTALRTLHRQLPEELAAAAAGQEDELARILPELGDTPRGPHDEESTARLFELTARMLERLAADRTVVLVLEDLHWADTSTRHLLSYLFRTLSSGRLVVVATYRADDVHRRHPLRPLLAELDRLRTVRRIELPRFNRAEVRRQLAGILASQPDEDFVDSVFDRSDGNAFFVEELVASRASGCRAGLTESLRDLLLVRVEVLPERAQGVVRMVAEGGSTVEYPLLRAVAGLSEDELIEALRAAVGANILLATIDGDGYRFRHSLVREAVSDDLLPGERSRVNRRYAEALEADESLIRAEERVIRLASYWYHANDASKALPAALAASVAARRRHAYSEQLRLLERAMDLWESAPEDVREALRPADYTDVYPPCGCDPATTPLQRLDLLAEATVAARYGGERERALKFCKTAVRMLDDGHDPLRAAWFWTERSRLVASLGRGDGWDEIAKAQELVQGLPPSQVHAEVLVRAAGWGMLHDPGPGNIDAAERAVEYARMVGAEDIELNARITVGSLITDAGDPEAGLAEMHSVRERATELGLAVLAGRAHINLASQLEGLGRSREAVELAELGAELVRKSRLLDSEAWVSGNMSESLYSLGRWDEAAEAARRTLLVGQSAAPRGAAATQLAHLALARGELTEAAQQLTAAHAHFGTHAIQPQHRIPLYRLAIGVAAGESRIADVRAETAAAVAYGFPLGQHRYGWPLLLASATAEADSRGFPAADADRESALGVLRKAARNLPAPAPVWCAHAEYLRAELLRAEARDTVADWSAVEEAVRPLERPYLLARARHRLAEALLAAGADRERAAALLREAHATADGLGSRRLREDLALLAQRARLPLSTADTPQVPQVPQADPVEELGLTSREREVLRLVAAGSTNRKIAEELFISPKTASVHVSNILAKLGVAGRGEAAALAHRLRLFTPAGPAAPPPEAARRGV; this is translated from the coding sequence ATGCTCGGCGACGTGGAGACCAGATCTGTCAGCCCGGTGTTCGTCGGCCGCGCCGACGAACTGGCCGTACTCACCGACGCATTGACCCGCGCCGCCAGCCGTGAGCCGCAGGCGATGCTCATCGGGGGCGAGGCCGGGGTCGGCAAGACCCGCCTCACCGAGGAGTTCCTCGGCGAAGCGGCCCGCCGCGGCGCCGTGGTCGCCGTCGGAGGCTGTATGGAGATCGGGGCGGAGGGGCTTCCCTTCGCCCCGTTCTCGACGGCCCTGCGCACCCTGCACCGGCAGCTCCCCGAGGAGCTCGCCGCCGCAGCCGCGGGCCAGGAGGACGAACTCGCCCGGATCCTGCCCGAACTCGGCGACACCCCGCGCGGCCCGCACGACGAGGAAAGCACCGCCCGGCTCTTCGAGCTGACCGCCCGGATGCTGGAGCGGCTCGCCGCCGACCGCACCGTCGTCCTCGTCCTGGAGGACCTGCACTGGGCGGACACCTCCACACGCCACCTGCTCTCCTACCTCTTCCGCACTCTGTCCAGCGGTCGCCTCGTCGTCGTCGCCACCTACCGCGCGGACGACGTCCACCGCCGCCACCCGCTGCGGCCCCTCCTCGCCGAACTGGACCGGCTCCGCACGGTCCGGCGCATCGAGCTGCCCCGCTTCAACCGGGCCGAGGTGCGCCGCCAGCTCGCCGGCATCCTCGCCTCGCAGCCCGACGAGGACTTCGTGGACTCCGTCTTCGACCGCTCCGACGGCAACGCCTTCTTCGTCGAGGAACTCGTCGCCTCCCGGGCGAGCGGCTGCCGTGCCGGACTCACCGAATCCCTGCGCGACCTGCTCCTCGTACGTGTCGAGGTCCTCCCCGAACGGGCCCAGGGCGTCGTGCGCATGGTCGCCGAGGGCGGCTCCACCGTCGAGTACCCGCTCCTGCGCGCCGTCGCCGGGCTCAGCGAGGACGAGCTCATCGAAGCTCTCCGGGCCGCCGTCGGTGCCAACATCCTGCTCGCCACCATCGACGGGGACGGTTACCGCTTCCGCCACTCGCTGGTGCGCGAGGCCGTGAGCGACGACCTGCTGCCCGGCGAGCGCTCCCGCGTCAACCGCCGCTACGCCGAGGCCCTGGAGGCCGACGAGTCCCTGATCCGCGCCGAGGAGCGGGTCATCCGGCTCGCCAGCTACTGGTACCACGCGAACGACGCGTCCAAGGCGCTGCCCGCCGCGCTCGCCGCCTCCGTGGCCGCCCGCCGCCGACACGCCTACTCCGAGCAGCTGCGCCTGCTGGAACGGGCGATGGACCTGTGGGAGAGCGCCCCGGAGGACGTCCGCGAGGCGCTTCGCCCGGCGGACTACACCGATGTGTACCCTCCGTGCGGCTGCGACCCGGCCACCACCCCGCTGCAGCGGCTCGACCTGCTGGCCGAGGCGACCGTCGCAGCCCGCTACGGCGGGGAGCGGGAACGCGCCCTGAAGTTCTGCAAGACGGCCGTGCGCATGCTGGACGACGGCCACGACCCGCTGCGGGCCGCCTGGTTCTGGACCGAACGCTCCCGGCTGGTCGCGAGCCTCGGCCGGGGCGACGGCTGGGACGAGATCGCCAAGGCCCAGGAGCTCGTACAGGGGCTGCCCCCGTCCCAGGTGCATGCCGAGGTCCTGGTCCGGGCCGCGGGCTGGGGCATGCTCCACGACCCCGGCCCCGGCAACATCGACGCCGCCGAACGCGCCGTCGAATACGCGCGGATGGTCGGAGCCGAAGACATCGAGCTCAATGCCCGGATCACCGTCGGCAGCCTGATCACCGACGCCGGCGACCCCGAAGCCGGTCTCGCCGAGATGCACTCGGTCAGGGAACGGGCCACGGAACTCGGCCTCGCCGTGCTCGCGGGTCGTGCACATATCAACCTCGCCTCTCAGTTGGAAGGTCTGGGCCGGTCCCGTGAAGCCGTGGAACTGGCTGAACTGGGCGCTGAACTGGTCCGCAAGTCCCGGCTGCTGGACTCCGAGGCCTGGGTCAGCGGCAACATGTCGGAGAGCCTCTACAGCCTCGGCCGCTGGGACGAGGCCGCCGAGGCGGCCCGGCGCACGCTGCTCGTCGGGCAGAGCGCTGCCCCACGCGGCGCCGCCGCCACCCAGCTCGCCCATCTGGCACTGGCCCGCGGTGAATTGACCGAGGCCGCCCAGCAGCTCACCGCCGCCCACGCCCACTTCGGCACCCACGCCATCCAGCCCCAGCACCGGATACCGCTGTACCGTCTCGCGATTGGTGTCGCCGCGGGGGAGAGCCGGATCGCCGACGTCCGGGCCGAGACGGCCGCCGCCGTCGCCTACGGATTCCCGCTCGGGCAGCACCGCTACGGCTGGCCGCTGCTCCTCGCCTCCGCCACCGCGGAGGCGGACTCCCGGGGATTCCCGGCCGCCGACGCCGACCGGGAATCCGCCCTGGGCGTGTTGCGCAAGGCCGCCCGCAACCTGCCCGCCCCGGCCCCCGTGTGGTGCGCCCACGCCGAGTACCTCCGGGCCGAACTGCTGCGGGCCGAGGCCCGGGACACCGTGGCCGACTGGAGCGCCGTGGAGGAGGCCGTCCGCCCGCTGGAGCGCCCGTACCTGCTGGCCCGGGCCCGCCACCGGCTCGCCGAGGCCCTGCTAGCCGCCGGCGCCGACCGCGAGCGAGCCGCCGCCCTGCTGCGCGAGGCCCACGCCACCGCCGACGGGCTCGGCTCACGCCGGCTGCGTGAGGACCTGGCCCTGCTCGCACAGCGCGCCCGGCTTCCGCTGTCCACCGCGGACACACCCCAGGTCCCGCAGGTACCCCAGGCCGACCCCGTGGAGGAGCTGGGCCTGACCAGCCGCGAGCGCGAGGTACTGCGCCTGGTCGCGGCCGGCAGCACCAACCGCAAGATCGCCGAGGAGCTGTTCATCTCCCCGAAGACGGCGAGCGTGCACGTCTCGAACATCCTGGCGAAGCTGGGCGTCGCAGGCCGCGGCGAGGCGGCCGCCCTCGCCCACCGGCTGCGCCTCTTTACACCGGCCGGGCCGGCCGCTCCTCCGCCGGAGGCCGCTCGTCGAGGCGTATGA
- a CDS encoding MMPL family transporter, translating to MAALARWCMRHRLLAVMIWLLALGGTTAAAASAGSAFSNDYEVPGTESGRAGDLLREGFHGQGGDTDTIVWRAPEHQSARTPDVRQRMTRALDAVAALPGVGSVAGPYGPGPDSAARISPDGRTAYAVVTFERQADAVPKAQAQAVVDAAKNPATEADGLQVELGGRAVGLTEAPTAHLAEVIGVAVAALVLFLAFGSLAASLLPIATALVSVGTAYFGITLLGHAMPVADFAPMLGTLVGLGVGIDYALFIVTRHRKGLARGLPVEEAAENAVATTGRAVVFAGATVCIALLGMLVLRLNFLDGVAIAASVTVVLTVAASVTLLPALLSSIGTRALSRRERRRLAADGPRPEHTTGFAARWSAFVERHPKLLGTVATAVMLVLALPTLFLHLGTSDQGNNPAGSTTRQAYDLLAEGFGPGTNGPLAVVARLDGAGDRLAVERLAEALRTTKGVASTGPAVLNRSGDTAVLTVVPDSAPQSRATSDLVDRLREDVIPRAGHGSSMQVHVGGVTAGYDDFAGVIVGKLPLFVGVVITLGCVLLLLAFRSIGIPLKAALMNIAAVASSFGVVVAVFQWGWGSELLGLGSAGPIEPFLPVIMVSVLFGLSMDYQVFLVSRMYEEWLETGDNKRAVRVGLTETSRVINSAAVIMISVFLAFVLSGDRIIAMFGIALAAAVALDAFVLRTLLVPALMHMLGGANWWLPAWLDRRLPRISIEPPEHRPHAKLPAQRPSDDSAEPADSVPVSR from the coding sequence TTGGCAGCACTCGCGCGTTGGTGCATGCGGCACCGACTCCTCGCCGTCATGATCTGGCTGCTCGCCCTCGGGGGGACCACGGCGGCCGCGGCGAGCGCCGGGTCCGCGTTCTCCAACGACTACGAGGTCCCCGGCACCGAGTCCGGCAGGGCGGGCGACCTCCTGCGGGAAGGCTTCCACGGCCAGGGCGGAGACACCGACACCATCGTGTGGCGGGCCCCGGAGCATCAGAGCGCCCGCACCCCGGACGTACGGCAGCGCATGACCCGGGCACTCGACGCCGTAGCCGCGCTCCCCGGCGTCGGATCGGTCGCAGGCCCCTACGGCCCCGGCCCCGACAGCGCCGCCCGGATCAGCCCCGACGGGCGCACCGCCTACGCCGTGGTGACCTTCGAGCGGCAGGCCGACGCCGTACCCAAGGCCCAGGCCCAGGCGGTCGTCGACGCGGCGAAGAACCCGGCCACCGAGGCCGACGGCCTCCAGGTCGAACTCGGCGGACGCGCCGTCGGGCTGACCGAGGCGCCCACCGCGCACCTCGCCGAGGTCATCGGTGTCGCCGTCGCGGCCCTGGTCCTCTTCCTCGCCTTCGGCTCGCTCGCCGCGAGCCTGCTGCCCATCGCGACCGCCCTGGTCAGCGTGGGCACCGCGTATTTCGGCATCACCCTGCTCGGCCACGCGATGCCGGTCGCCGACTTCGCCCCGATGCTCGGCACCCTCGTCGGCCTCGGCGTCGGCATCGACTACGCGCTGTTCATCGTCACCCGGCACCGCAAGGGCCTCGCGCGCGGACTCCCCGTCGAGGAGGCGGCCGAGAACGCCGTCGCCACCACCGGCCGGGCCGTCGTCTTCGCCGGAGCCACCGTCTGCATCGCGCTGCTCGGCATGCTGGTGCTGCGGCTCAACTTCCTCGACGGCGTCGCGATAGCCGCCTCCGTGACGGTGGTCCTCACGGTCGCCGCCTCGGTCACACTGCTGCCCGCCCTCCTCTCCTCCATCGGCACCCGAGCCCTCTCGCGCCGCGAGCGCCGCAGACTCGCCGCCGACGGTCCGCGGCCCGAACACACCACCGGCTTCGCCGCCCGCTGGTCCGCCTTCGTGGAACGGCACCCCAAACTGCTCGGCACCGTCGCCACCGCGGTCATGCTGGTGCTGGCACTGCCCACCCTCTTCCTCCACCTCGGCACGTCCGACCAGGGCAACAACCCGGCCGGCTCCACCACCCGACAGGCCTACGACCTGCTGGCCGAGGGTTTCGGGCCCGGCACGAACGGCCCGCTCGCCGTGGTCGCCCGCCTGGACGGAGCCGGCGACCGCCTCGCCGTCGAGCGCCTGGCCGAGGCGCTCCGTACGACGAAGGGCGTCGCCTCCACCGGCCCGGCCGTCCTCAACCGCAGCGGGGACACCGCCGTCCTCACCGTCGTACCGGACTCCGCCCCCCAGTCCCGGGCCACGAGCGACCTCGTCGACAGACTCCGCGAGGACGTCATCCCGCGCGCCGGGCACGGCAGCTCCATGCAGGTCCACGTCGGTGGCGTGACGGCCGGCTACGACGACTTCGCCGGGGTCATCGTCGGGAAACTGCCGCTCTTCGTCGGAGTGGTCATCACCCTCGGCTGCGTGCTGCTGCTGCTGGCCTTCCGGTCCATCGGCATCCCGCTCAAGGCGGCGCTCATGAACATCGCCGCGGTCGCCTCCTCCTTCGGAGTCGTCGTGGCGGTCTTCCAATGGGGCTGGGGCAGCGAGCTGCTCGGCCTGGGCAGTGCCGGGCCGATCGAACCCTTCCTGCCCGTGATCATGGTGTCCGTACTGTTCGGACTCTCGATGGACTACCAGGTCTTCCTCGTCAGCCGGATGTACGAGGAATGGCTGGAGACCGGTGACAACAAGCGGGCCGTCCGCGTGGGCCTCACAGAGACCAGCCGGGTCATCAACTCGGCCGCCGTCATCATGATCTCCGTCTTCCTGGCCTTCGTCCTCAGTGGCGACCGGATCATCGCGATGTTCGGCATCGCCCTCGCCGCGGCCGTGGCCCTCGACGCCTTCGTGCTGCGCACCCTCCTCGTCCCGGCCCTGATGCACATGCTCGGCGGCGCGAACTGGTGGCTGCCCGCCTGGCTCGACCGGCGGCTGCCCCGGATCAGCATCGAGCCCCCGGAACACCGCCCCCATGCGAAACTTCCGGCACAGCGGCCGAGCGATGACAGCGCGGAGCCGGCTGACTCCGTACCCGTGTCCCGCTGA
- a CDS encoding aldo/keto reductase — translation MERRSIGAGALAVGAVGLGCMPMSWAYAPSRRRGQESVAAVHTALDLGSNLLDTADVYGPFTNELLLGRVLRDRRSEAFVSAKVGLRAGDQHVVADGRPGYLRRACDASLRRLRTDVIDLYQLHRVDPEVPVEETWGAMAELVGAGKVRALGFCALGAGAGPGAGRRGDRAYATTVRHLERAQQVFPVSAVQAELSVWSPEAAWQLLPWCAARGVGFLAAMPLGSGFLTGTLTPGEGFESEDVRARHPRFTAHAMASNQGLVAGLRRVAGRHGPEVTVAQVALAWVLAQGPQVVPVPGADRARWAAENARAAEVRLTAGDLAEIASLPVAVGAWD, via the coding sequence GTGGAGCGCAGGTCGATCGGGGCGGGAGCACTGGCGGTGGGCGCGGTCGGACTCGGCTGCATGCCGATGAGCTGGGCGTACGCGCCTTCGCGGCGGCGGGGGCAGGAGTCGGTGGCGGCGGTGCACACGGCGCTGGACCTGGGGTCGAACCTGCTGGACACCGCCGATGTGTACGGACCGTTCACCAATGAGCTGCTGCTGGGGCGGGTGCTGCGGGACCGGCGCTCCGAGGCGTTCGTCTCGGCCAAGGTCGGGCTGCGGGCGGGCGACCAGCACGTGGTGGCCGACGGCCGGCCCGGCTATCTGCGGCGGGCCTGCGACGCCTCGCTGCGGCGGCTGCGGACCGATGTCATAGACCTCTACCAGCTGCACCGGGTGGATCCGGAGGTGCCGGTGGAGGAGACCTGGGGTGCGATGGCGGAGTTGGTGGGCGCGGGGAAGGTGCGGGCGCTCGGGTTCTGCGCGCTGGGGGCGGGCGCCGGGCCGGGGGCCGGGCGGCGCGGGGACCGGGCGTACGCCACGACCGTGCGGCACCTGGAGCGGGCGCAGCAGGTGTTCCCGGTGAGCGCGGTGCAGGCGGAGCTCTCGGTGTGGTCGCCGGAGGCGGCGTGGCAGCTCCTGCCGTGGTGCGCGGCGCGCGGGGTGGGTTTCCTGGCGGCGATGCCGCTGGGCAGCGGATTCCTGACGGGGACGCTCACCCCGGGCGAGGGTTTCGAGTCGGAGGACGTGCGGGCCCGGCATCCGCGGTTCACGGCGCACGCGATGGCGTCGAACCAGGGGCTGGTGGCGGGGCTGCGGCGGGTGGCGGGACGGCACGGGCCCGAGGTCACGGTCGCGCAGGTGGCGCTGGCGTGGGTGCTGGCGCAGGGGCCGCAGGTGGTGCCGGTGCCGGGGGCGGACCGGGCACGGTGGGCGGCGGAGAACGCGCGGGCCGCGGAGGTGCGGCTCACGGCCGGGGACCTCGCGGAGATCGCGTCCCTTCCGGTCGCCGTGGGAGCCTGGGACTGA
- a CDS encoding signal peptidase I yields the protein MNDDSTIYTGKATPDAAADRGWLLGHFKDPADPRHSEDVEIKWGVHPKGDERERWATAEKRTALLVLISGRFRLEFPGRTVVLAEQGDYVLWGRGVDHSWYAEEDAVVLTVRWPSIPGYRTDEPDDQGRPEPSGRPAG from the coding sequence GTGAACGACGACTCCACCATCTACACCGGCAAGGCCACCCCCGACGCCGCGGCCGACCGGGGCTGGCTCCTCGGCCACTTCAAAGACCCCGCCGACCCCCGTCACAGCGAGGACGTGGAGATCAAATGGGGTGTCCACCCGAAGGGCGACGAGCGGGAGCGCTGGGCGACCGCGGAGAAGCGGACCGCGCTGCTGGTACTGATCAGCGGCCGTTTCCGGCTGGAGTTCCCGGGACGGACGGTCGTCCTCGCCGAGCAGGGGGACTACGTGCTCTGGGGGCGCGGCGTCGACCACTCCTGGTACGCGGAGGAGGACGCGGTGGTCCTCACCGTCCGGTGGCCCTCGATCCCCGGCTACCGGACCGACGAACCCGATGACCAGGGCCGCCCCGAGCCCTCCGGCCGGCCCGCTGGGTGA
- a CDS encoding GNAT family N-acetyltransferase: protein MFAIDLAEDAQLKPLEVWHAEEFLAHMDRGREFIGQYVGFPDRATDLDSARELLRTNAEKAANDGTRFFGIWVEGTLVGGVLYPVFDAAGGNCEVGCWLEPAAAGRGLVTAACRVLIDWAFNGRGMHRVEWHVATGNKKSIAVAERLGLTREGVMRENHLHRGARQSTEIWAVLAHEWAAARPS, encoded by the coding sequence ATGTTCGCGATAGACCTGGCCGAAGACGCCCAGCTCAAGCCGCTGGAGGTGTGGCACGCCGAGGAATTCCTCGCCCACATGGACCGTGGCCGCGAGTTCATCGGCCAGTACGTCGGCTTCCCCGACCGTGCCACCGACCTGGACTCGGCGCGCGAGCTGCTCCGTACGAACGCCGAGAAGGCCGCGAACGACGGCACCCGCTTCTTCGGCATCTGGGTCGAGGGCACGCTCGTCGGCGGCGTCCTCTACCCGGTCTTCGACGCCGCCGGCGGCAACTGCGAGGTCGGCTGCTGGCTGGAGCCCGCCGCCGCCGGACGCGGCCTGGTCACCGCCGCCTGCCGGGTGCTCATCGACTGGGCCTTCAACGGGCGCGGCATGCACCGCGTGGAGTGGCACGTCGCCACCGGGAACAAGAAGAGCATCGCGGTCGCCGAGCGCCTCGGCCTGACCCGCGAGGGCGTGATGCGCGAGAACCACCTGCACCGGGGCGCGCGCCAGAGCACCGAGATCTGGGCGGTTCTCGCCCACGAGTGGGCGGCGGCCCGTCCCTCCTGA
- a CDS encoding DUF6191 domain-containing protein codes for MIEELFNPGRGHTDDEKKRLELSRVDVGDGDPGRGPIDLESGHVLIRLDERPPAEERPARPV; via the coding sequence ATGATCGAGGAGCTTTTCAACCCGGGACGGGGGCACACGGACGACGAGAAGAAGCGGTTGGAGCTATCCCGGGTCGACGTCGGTGACGGGGACCCGGGACGGGGGCCGATAGACCTGGAGTCCGGCCACGTGCTCATACGCCTCGACGAGCGGCCTCCGGCGGAGGAGCGGCCGGCCCGGCCGGTGTAA
- a CDS encoding PQQ-dependent sugar dehydrogenase produces MRYGSSRGRQAGFGGPGARRQGVLAALALAGCGALLVTGCSPAGGPGSAAGSSPPGKAATGPGSPGPSGSPSASPQASGPPAKGSVTVAGEVAKGLESPWGVAPLPGGDLLVASRDKGTISRVAADTGAVTQIGKVPGVAPGGEGGLLGLALSPSFASDRLVYAYFTTESDNRIARLRYDEQRPAGQQLGAPDTVFRGIPKGLVHNGGRIAFGPDKMLYAGTGETGDKGLAQDRRSLGGKILRMTPDGDPVHGNPEADSVVYSYGHRNVQGLAWDKDKRLWAAEFGQNTWDELNLIEPGANYGWPEAEGKAGRPGMRDPVAVWKTDEASPSGIAWAEGSVWMAGLKGSRLWRIPLAGAELAAEPEAFLEGKYGRLRTVLALGGDRLLLVTSETDGRGSPEAGDDRILTLTVR; encoded by the coding sequence ATGCGATACGGAAGTTCTCGCGGGCGGCAGGCGGGGTTCGGGGGCCCGGGCGCTCGGCGTCAGGGCGTGCTGGCGGCCCTCGCGCTGGCGGGGTGCGGCGCCCTGCTGGTCACGGGATGCTCGCCGGCGGGCGGCCCGGGCTCGGCGGCGGGCAGCTCTCCACCGGGCAAGGCCGCGACCGGCCCCGGATCACCCGGCCCGTCGGGGAGCCCGTCCGCCTCTCCGCAGGCCTCGGGCCCGCCGGCCAAGGGCTCGGTGACGGTGGCCGGTGAGGTCGCAAAGGGCCTGGAGTCCCCGTGGGGTGTGGCCCCGCTGCCCGGCGGGGACCTGCTGGTCGCCTCGCGGGACAAGGGGACGATCAGCAGGGTCGCGGCGGACACGGGCGCGGTGACGCAGATCGGCAAGGTGCCGGGGGTGGCTCCGGGCGGGGAGGGCGGGCTGCTGGGCCTCGCCCTGTCGCCGTCCTTCGCCTCGGACCGGTTGGTCTACGCGTACTTCACGACGGAGTCCGACAACCGCATCGCACGGCTGCGTTATGACGAGCAGAGACCTGCCGGGCAGCAACTGGGCGCCCCGGACACGGTGTTCCGGGGCATTCCCAAGGGCCTCGTCCACAACGGCGGCCGGATCGCCTTCGGCCCGGACAAGATGCTCTACGCGGGAACGGGCGAGACCGGTGACAAGGGGCTGGCGCAGGACAGGAGATCGCTGGGCGGCAAGATCCTGCGGATGACGCCGGACGGGGATCCGGTGCACGGCAATCCCGAGGCCGATTCGGTCGTCTACTCCTACGGGCACCGCAATGTGCAGGGCCTCGCGTGGGACAAGGACAAACGGCTGTGGGCGGCCGAGTTCGGCCAGAACACCTGGGACGAGCTGAATCTGATCGAGCCCGGCGCCAACTACGGCTGGCCGGAGGCCGAGGGGAAGGCCGGCAGACCGGGCATGCGGGATCCGGTGGCCGTGTGGAAGACCGACGAGGCCTCCCCGAGCGGGATCGCCTGGGCCGAGGGGTCGGTGTGGATGGCCGGGCTGAAGGGCAGCCGGCTGTGGCGGATCCCGCTGGCCGGTGCGGAACTCGCGGCGGAGCCCGAAGCGTTCCTGGAGGGGAAGTACGGGCGGCTGCGCACGGTGCTGGCTCTCGGCGGGGACAGACTGCTGCTGGTCACGAGCGAGACGGACGGGCGCGGATCGCCGGAAGCGGGCGACGACAGGATCCTGACACTGACAGTGCGATAG